One genomic window of Myxococcus virescens includes the following:
- a CDS encoding transposase, with translation MRGRPKQQTTLFSLRTPGDRVPAGHPLRRVKDMADAALAALSPTFDEMYSGTGRPSIPPEHLLKSCLLMAFYSVRSERLFCEQLDYNLLF, from the coding sequence ATGCGCGGACGGCCCAAGCAACAGACGACGCTGTTCAGCCTGCGGACGCCGGGAGACCGGGTGCCCGCAGGCCATCCGCTGCGCAGGGTGAAGGACATGGCGGACGCCGCGCTGGCGGCGCTCTCGCCGACGTTCGATGAGATGTACAGCGGCACCGGGCGGCCGAGCATTCCGCCGGAGCATTTGCTGAAGTCCTGTCTCCTGATGGCGTTCTACTCGGTGAGAAGCGAGCGGCTCTTCTGCGAGCAACTCGACTACAACCTCCTCTTCC